Part of the Gemmatimonas sp. UBA7669 genome, GCGGAGATCGAGCGGCTGCAGCGCACGGGGCAGGTGGTGGCCATGGTTGGAGATGGGATCAACGATGCGCCGGCGTTGGCCAAGGCCGATGTGGGCATGGCCATCGGCACGGGCACGGACATCGCCGTGGAGGCTGGCGATGTGGTGCTCATGCGTGGCGATCTGCGCTCGGCAGCGCAGGCCGTGGAGTTGTCGCGTCGTACCATGCGCACGATGAAGCAGAATCTGTTCTGGGCGTTCATCTACAACGTCATTGGCATTCCGATCGCGGCGGGTGTGCTGTATCCGGCGTTCGGTCTGCTGCTCAGTCCCATTCTGGCCAGCGCCGCGATGGCGTTCAGCTCCGTCAGTGTGGTCACCAACAGCTTGAGGTTGCGTCATGCACGAATCGCATAGGGTGCTCAACGTCGTGGAGGACGAATCGGAACCCCGAAAGGCCCACGGTGTGGACCCCGATATCAAGGCGCGCAACCTCAAGCGTTTGCGGCGCATCGAGGGACAGGTGCGCGGCATTCAGAAGATGGTGGAGGAGGACCGCTACTGCGGCGACATCATGACGCAGATCTCGTCGGTGCACGAGGCGCTGCGCGCGGTGGGGCGGGAGCTCATGCGCAACCATCTCAAGCACTGCGCCACGCATGCCATTCACAGCGGGCCTGAAGAAGCCAACGCGATGTATGACGAGTTGGTAGAGATGATGTACAAGCACAGTCGGTGAGACCTGGTATCTTTCCCCCCTCCGCGCCATCGTCGAGCGAT contains:
- a CDS encoding metal-sensitive transcriptional regulator, with protein sequence MHESHRVLNVVEDESEPRKAHGVDPDIKARNLKRLRRIEGQVRGIQKMVEEDRYCGDIMTQISSVHEALRAVGRELMRNHLKHCATHAIHSGPEEANAMYDELVEMMYKHSR